Proteins from a single region of Haloarcula laminariae:
- a CDS encoding HVO_2922 family protein, which translates to MPEETIYEGEEKRSRRGLATYFRRLARRLSRGEPVPADEEQTVTVEVPEDPEFEVELEQEDDTVSLEIEVEWPADKGIIDTEAHASKATFDLYEDNAEEYRWRLVHDNGNIIADSSEGYASKQKATQGLESVRKNAPGADVVDLSKDEEPEDEGASNAAFELFADTGAKWRWRLRHDNGEIIADGGQGYSSKQKAKQGLRSVKTNVRGAEIR; encoded by the coding sequence ATGCCAGAAGAGACCATCTACGAGGGCGAGGAGAAACGAAGCCGCCGCGGTCTAGCGACGTATTTCCGCCGGCTGGCCAGGCGGCTCAGCCGGGGTGAGCCGGTGCCGGCCGACGAGGAACAGACCGTCACCGTCGAGGTACCGGAGGACCCCGAGTTCGAGGTCGAACTTGAGCAGGAAGACGACACGGTCAGTCTCGAAATCGAGGTCGAGTGGCCCGCTGACAAGGGCATCATCGACACCGAGGCCCACGCGAGCAAGGCGACGTTCGACCTCTACGAGGACAACGCCGAGGAGTACCGCTGGCGGCTGGTCCACGACAACGGGAACATCATCGCCGACAGCAGCGAGGGGTACGCCTCGAAGCAGAAGGCGACACAGGGGCTCGAAAGCGTCCGAAAGAACGCGCCGGGCGCGGACGTCGTCGACCTGTCGAAAGACGAGGAACCGGAAGACGAGGGCGCCAGCAACGCCGCCTTCGAACTGTTCGCCGACACTGGCGCGAAGTGGCGCTGGCGGCTCCGCCACGACAACGGCGAGATAATCGCCGACGGCGGGCAGGGCTACTCGTCGAAACAGAAGGCAAAGCAGGGCCTCCGGAGCGTGAAGACGAACGTCCGTGGCGCCGAAATCAGATAG
- a CDS encoding DUF3604 domain-containing protein has translation MNRASLGPLFKAKESVAVFAGSAPSVGELLANRRQRFDRLHAIAPSTAAPGEPLSVTVQAWDQCERRFPAFDGSAGVETTDTDATHPETVSFAASDDGVVTIDDVLFESPGTQYIVLTDRRTGAEFVSNPVRVAESHDRRVFWGDIHLHSTRSDGAGDAERGYRFGRDVMDLDVVAYTDHDTMGFFIPPSWQRDRMHGGYFQALCAVADRFDDPGSFVTLPAYEWTKQPNMGGHVNVYFEDSGDAELFDSLDSETDTYEKLWDRLREWDRRHDSGVVTVPHHPAEAMYPFDFSAVDYDDELAPLVEVYSQWGSSERPGREGNPFPLAMGQGEVGEPGHYVRDAHRLGYRVGMVGGSDYHGPHPGHSLIHTRPHLPSRREWRENGVGWGNIWRVWDERSYPGGLTAFLAPELTRSGVFEALRSRSVYATTQPHRILVDFTVEGVDVAEQSDAVTVDSSDAEREVAVSVAGTEPIAAVTVVKNNADWRTVDGTDDPDAGLEAYTAAGSWTDDEPVAGMDWDDERGADGDVYAVCVRQASSRRYPGMAWVGPIWVEPS, from the coding sequence ATGAACAGGGCGAGCCTGGGCCCGCTGTTCAAGGCCAAGGAGTCCGTCGCAGTGTTCGCCGGGTCCGCGCCTTCGGTCGGTGAACTGCTGGCGAACCGCCGACAGCGGTTCGACCGCTTGCACGCCATCGCCCCGTCGACGGCGGCCCCGGGGGAGCCGCTCTCGGTAACCGTCCAGGCCTGGGACCAGTGCGAGCGGCGCTTCCCGGCGTTCGACGGCAGCGCCGGCGTCGAGACCACGGACACGGACGCCACCCACCCGGAGACGGTGTCGTTCGCCGCGAGCGACGACGGCGTCGTCACGATAGACGACGTGCTGTTCGAGTCGCCCGGGACGCAGTATATCGTCCTTACGGACCGGCGAACCGGCGCCGAGTTCGTCTCGAACCCGGTTCGCGTCGCCGAGTCCCACGACAGGCGTGTGTTCTGGGGCGACATCCACCTCCACTCGACCCGGTCCGACGGCGCCGGCGACGCAGAACGGGGATACCGGTTCGGGCGGGACGTGATGGACCTGGACGTCGTGGCCTACACCGACCACGACACGATGGGGTTTTTCATCCCGCCGTCGTGGCAGCGCGACCGGATGCACGGCGGCTACTTCCAGGCGCTGTGTGCCGTCGCCGACCGGTTCGACGACCCCGGCTCGTTCGTGACGCTGCCGGCCTACGAGTGGACGAAACAGCCCAACATGGGCGGCCACGTCAACGTCTACTTCGAGGACAGCGGCGACGCCGAACTGTTCGACTCGCTGGATTCGGAGACCGACACCTACGAGAAGCTCTGGGACCGCCTCCGGGAGTGGGACCGCCGTCACGACTCGGGCGTCGTGACGGTGCCACACCACCCCGCCGAAGCGATGTACCCCTTCGACTTCTCGGCCGTCGACTACGACGACGAGCTGGCCCCGCTCGTCGAGGTGTACTCCCAGTGGGGGTCCAGCGAGCGGCCGGGACGGGAGGGGAACCCGTTCCCGCTGGCGATGGGCCAGGGCGAGGTGGGCGAGCCGGGACACTACGTCCGCGACGCACACCGACTGGGCTACCGCGTCGGGATGGTCGGCGGTAGCGACTACCACGGCCCCCACCCCGGCCACTCGCTCATCCACACTCGCCCCCACCTCCCGTCGCGCCGCGAGTGGCGCGAGAACGGGGTCGGCTGGGGGAACATCTGGCGGGTCTGGGACGAACGGAGCTATCCCGGCGGACTGACCGCCTTCCTCGCCCCCGAGCTGACCCGGAGCGGGGTATTCGAGGCGCTCCGGTCCCGGTCGGTGTACGCGACGACCCAGCCCCACCGCATCCTCGTCGACTTCACGGTCGAGGGCGTGGACGTGGCCGAGCAGTCCGACGCCGTCACCGTCGACTCGTCCGACGCCGAGCGCGAGGTGGCTGTCTCCGTCGCCGGGACGGAGCCCATCGCCGCCGTCACCGTCGTCAAGAACAACGCTGACTGGCGGACCGTCGACGGGACCGACGACCCCGATGCGGGTCTGGAGGCCTACACCGCCGCCGGCTCCTGGACCGACGACGAGCCGGTGGCGGGGATGGACTGGGACGACGAGCGGGGCGCCGACGGGGACGTCTACGCCGTCTGCGTCCGACAGGCCAGCTCGCGCCGCTATCCCGGTATGGCGTGGGTCGGTCCCATCTGGGTCGAACCGTCCTGA
- a CDS encoding efflux RND transporter permease subunit, with protein MSLAERVETATELLNTTIVDHPRAVVVVFLLVTGVFVGGLGSVQMSAGGLDAFTDGLPEQQAEDQVAENFEGSFQTDSQDTTQLIRTDSNVLTKEALVRDTRLLERVSERDDLRMESANGPAPVIAQHLNPSATTPEEYRRTLEGATQSEIRQAVRALEDNPRLTGSLSNDFNPTSVSASASITTVSHDFPASFDGLTAVQTDVQSIADDGPGDVRAFGSGTTESEIRQSMTDSLGIVMPVVILLLLFFLVVAYRDPIDVLLGLVTLVMTIIWTFGFLGYARIPFSQQMISVPVLLLAVGVDFGIHIINRYREETERGYVAVEAMREANSQLIVAFVIVTVTAVFGFGANVISTLSPIRNLGIASAVGILFTFLLFGVFLPSAKLVSDDLRTYLGVPEFNSTPIASEDSALGRVLAFPAQVSQHAPVVIVLGLLLSGGVMGAYGSGVGTSFENEDFLPPEDIPAYLTELPESLSPGEYTVTSTINLLDDKFGSSQGDTVTVYVEGNLKQDHALEALAAPNDNPPEALAVGAGGRAEAQSIITVIQSHADENEEFAALVARNDQNDNGIPDQNLEKIYDELFASAAGDRAEQYLTEDYRSAQIEYRTDADASQTEVTAGGSEIADRLRFEATATGSVVVLAAVMDRIFQSAIQGLAMAVGLTAVFLVLIYGILERKPLLGVVNIFPILVAIAFLLGTMRYMDITLNALTATILSISVGVGIAYSVHTTHRFIDEYDAKTGAHEAMMTTLTGTGGALFGSMLTTALGTGALALAITPILGNFGVLIGLSVTYSFLAAVIALPPAVLLWERIRQWDVDLVARLRPAVR; from the coding sequence ATGTCACTGGCGGAGCGGGTCGAAACGGCGACCGAACTCCTCAACACGACAATCGTGGACCACCCGCGGGCGGTGGTCGTCGTGTTTCTGCTCGTCACGGGGGTCTTCGTCGGCGGGTTGGGGTCCGTACAGATGAGCGCCGGCGGTCTCGACGCGTTCACGGACGGGCTCCCGGAGCAGCAGGCCGAGGACCAGGTCGCCGAGAACTTCGAGGGGTCGTTTCAGACGGACTCTCAGGACACGACACAGCTCATCCGCACGGACAGCAACGTGTTGACCAAAGAGGCGCTCGTCCGTGACACGCGCCTTCTGGAACGCGTTTCGGAGCGCGACGACCTCCGGATGGAATCAGCCAACGGCCCGGCGCCGGTCATTGCCCAGCACCTGAACCCGTCAGCGACGACCCCGGAGGAGTACCGGCGCACGCTCGAAGGGGCGACCCAGTCCGAGATCAGACAGGCCGTTCGAGCGCTCGAAGACAACCCCCGACTGACCGGCTCGCTATCGAACGATTTCAATCCCACTAGCGTCTCGGCCTCCGCATCGATTACGACGGTCTCGCACGACTTCCCCGCGAGTTTCGACGGGCTGACCGCTGTCCAGACGGACGTCCAGTCGATAGCCGACGATGGGCCCGGCGACGTTCGCGCGTTCGGGTCGGGGACGACCGAATCGGAGATACGCCAGTCTATGACGGATTCGCTCGGAATCGTGATGCCAGTGGTGATACTGCTGTTACTGTTCTTCCTGGTGGTCGCGTACCGCGACCCCATCGACGTCCTGTTGGGGCTGGTCACGCTCGTGATGACGATCATCTGGACGTTCGGGTTCCTCGGGTACGCCCGGATTCCGTTCAGCCAGCAGATGATATCGGTCCCGGTGTTACTGCTCGCCGTCGGCGTCGACTTCGGTATCCACATCATCAACCGCTATCGAGAGGAGACCGAGCGCGGGTACGTGGCGGTCGAAGCGATGCGAGAGGCGAACAGCCAGCTCATCGTCGCGTTCGTCATCGTGACCGTGACCGCAGTGTTCGGCTTCGGAGCGAACGTCATCTCCACCCTGTCACCGATTCGGAACCTGGGCATCGCGTCGGCGGTCGGGATTCTCTTCACCTTCCTCCTCTTCGGGGTGTTTCTGCCCTCAGCCAAGCTGGTGAGCGATGACCTCCGCACGTATCTCGGAGTGCCGGAGTTCAACTCCACCCCGATTGCGTCGGAGGACTCGGCCCTCGGGCGGGTGCTCGCGTTTCCGGCACAGGTGAGCCAGCACGCGCCGGTGGTTATCGTCCTGGGGCTACTCCTGTCAGGCGGCGTCATGGGCGCGTACGGGTCGGGCGTCGGCACCTCGTTCGAGAACGAGGACTTCCTGCCGCCCGAGGACATTCCGGCCTACCTCACAGAGCTGCCCGAGTCGCTTAGCCCGGGCGAGTACACCGTCACGTCGACGATAAACCTGCTCGACGACAAATTCGGGAGTAGTCAGGGCGATACTGTGACAGTGTATGTCGAGGGCAATCTCAAGCAAGACCACGCGCTCGAAGCCCTCGCCGCTCCGAACGACAACCCCCCGGAGGCGCTCGCAGTTGGCGCCGGCGGGCGGGCGGAGGCACAGAGCATCATCACCGTCATCCAGTCCCACGCGGACGAAAACGAGGAGTTCGCCGCCTTGGTCGCCCGGAACGACCAGAACGACAACGGCATTCCCGACCAGAACCTCGAGAAGATTTACGACGAACTGTTCGCGTCCGCGGCGGGTGACCGGGCCGAGCAGTATCTGACCGAGGACTACCGGTCCGCCCAGATAGAGTATCGGACTGACGCCGACGCCTCGCAGACCGAAGTGACGGCCGGCGGGTCCGAAATCGCGGACAGGCTCCGGTTCGAAGCGACGGCCACGGGGAGTGTCGTCGTCCTCGCGGCGGTGATGGACCGCATCTTCCAGTCCGCGATTCAGGGGCTCGCCATGGCGGTCGGACTGACCGCCGTGTTCCTCGTGCTCATCTACGGCATCCTGGAACGAAAGCCGCTGCTGGGCGTGGTCAACATCTTCCCGATACTGGTAGCTATCGCGTTCCTGCTCGGGACGATGCGATACATGGACATCACGCTGAACGCGCTGACGGCGACGATACTCTCCATCTCAGTGGGCGTCGGAATCGCCTATTCGGTGCATACGACCCACCGGTTCATCGATGAATACGACGCGAAGACCGGTGCCCACGAGGCGATGATGACGACGCTGACGGGAACTGGTGGCGCGCTGTTCGGAAGCATGCTGACGACCGCGCTGGGGACCGGCGCGCTCGCCCTGGCGATCACCCCGATTCTCGGCAACTTCGGGGTCCTTATCGGCCTGAGCGTCACCTATTCGTTCCTCGCGGCGGTAATCGCGCTCCCGCCGGCAGTGCTGCTCTGGGAGCGGATACGGCAGTGGGACGTCGACCTCGTGGCGCGTCTCCGGCCAGCAGTGCGATAG
- a CDS encoding COG1361 S-layer family protein — translation MKHSSIAGVLLVVVLTVSAGTAAAAVSGSPDLDVTLSEDTVSPGEETTLDVVLSNSGDLDSASSANPSLNSEVTTARSLSVDVEGGNAPITVMTNRRHTGDLATGSPRTVSFDISVADDAEPGTYRVPVNVEYDYYNLISESGGARSKSSVSRTRYVTVRVSDDATFETVDIDSSVRVGSTDRVGLTIQNTGETAATDAAVTLTSQNSELTVGGSEQSSRFVETWEPGENRTFEYRVGASSDAKAEPYNFGLSVAFDDTDGVREESTDTTFGIAPQPEQEFSLSNVSGTLRAGDDRTLETELTNDGPRAVENAVVVWGSDHRNLSPQETEYAVGRLESGESTTVSFGVDTSESAREGPRQFDFSVNYNDGTSERQTSDTLSVQSDVAASEDAFDLAVTNKTIPVGNSRTVSVEVTNNLDETVTDIEARLFTDDPLSTVGTDSSYIESLAPGESATLAFDVSAGSAATEGSSYPMSFDFRYSDSDGDTHLSDTFRKPVDAVSQSGGGPPIGIILGLGVVIVGGVAVFYWRRD, via the coding sequence ATGAAGCATAGCAGTATCGCGGGCGTCCTCCTTGTCGTCGTGTTGACGGTCTCGGCGGGAACTGCTGCCGCCGCGGTCAGTGGCAGTCCGGACCTCGATGTCACGCTGTCCGAGGACACCGTCTCGCCGGGCGAGGAGACGACACTCGACGTGGTACTCTCCAACAGCGGCGACCTCGATTCGGCGTCGTCCGCGAACCCGAGCCTGAACAGCGAGGTGACGACCGCCCGGAGCCTCAGCGTCGACGTCGAGGGCGGCAACGCTCCGATAACGGTCATGACCAACCGCCGCCATACCGGGGACCTCGCGACCGGGTCACCGCGAACGGTGTCGTTCGACATCAGCGTCGCCGACGACGCCGAACCCGGCACGTACCGAGTCCCGGTCAACGTGGAGTACGACTACTACAACCTCATCTCCGAAAGCGGGGGTGCCCGGTCCAAGTCGAGCGTCTCCCGAACCAGGTACGTGACCGTTCGGGTCAGCGACGACGCCACCTTCGAGACGGTCGACATCGACTCCAGCGTACGTGTCGGTTCGACCGACCGGGTCGGTCTCACTATCCAGAACACGGGTGAGACGGCCGCCACCGACGCCGCGGTGACACTGACGAGCCAGAACAGCGAGTTGACCGTCGGCGGCAGCGAACAGAGTTCCCGGTTCGTCGAGACGTGGGAGCCCGGCGAGAACCGGACCTTCGAGTATCGGGTCGGCGCGTCCAGTGACGCCAAAGCCGAACCGTACAACTTCGGCCTCTCCGTGGCGTTTGACGATACCGATGGCGTCCGGGAGGAATCGACCGACACGACGTTCGGCATCGCACCCCAGCCAGAACAGGAGTTCTCGCTCTCGAACGTCTCGGGGACTCTGCGGGCCGGCGATGACAGGACGCTCGAAACCGAACTGACCAACGACGGCCCCCGGGCCGTCGAGAACGCAGTCGTGGTCTGGGGGAGCGACCACAGGAACCTCTCCCCGCAGGAGACCGAGTACGCCGTCGGCCGTCTGGAGTCGGGCGAGTCGACGACGGTGAGTTTCGGAGTCGATACGTCCGAGAGCGCCCGCGAGGGGCCCCGTCAGTTCGACTTCTCCGTGAACTACAACGACGGCACCAGCGAGCGACAGACGAGCGATACGCTGTCGGTCCAGTCCGACGTGGCCGCCAGCGAGGACGCGTTCGACCTCGCGGTCACGAACAAGACAATCCCCGTCGGGAACTCACGGACCGTCTCGGTCGAAGTGACGAACAACCTCGACGAAACGGTCACCGACATCGAGGCGCGGCTGTTTACCGACGACCCGCTCAGCACCGTCGGAACCGACTCCAGCTACATCGAGTCGTTAGCGCCCGGTGAGTCCGCGACGTTGGCTTTCGATGTGTCGGCGGGGTCCGCCGCGACGGAGGGGAGTTCGTATCCGATGTCGTTCGACTTCCGGTACAGCGACAGTGATGGCGACACCCATCTGTCGGACACGTTCAGGAAACCGGTCGACGCGGTGTCCCAGAGCGGCGGCGGGCCGCCTATCGGTATCATCCTGGGGCTGGGAGTGGTTATCGTCGGTGGCGTCGCAGTCTTCTACTGGAGGCGCGACTGA
- a CDS encoding winged helix-turn-helix domain-containing protein, protein MSEDIQSSEIYSLLDDEYARAILTSTSTTGKSAKELSDECDASLPTIYRRTQRLIECGLLEEQTQIEDGGHHYSVYKARLKRLTIELENDTLTIDIEEQPTEKMADRFTEMWGEI, encoded by the coding sequence GTGAGTGAGGATATCCAGTCGAGCGAAATCTACTCGCTGCTTGACGACGAGTACGCTCGCGCCATCCTCACGTCAACGAGCACGACGGGCAAATCGGCGAAGGAACTCAGTGACGAGTGTGACGCCTCGCTCCCGACGATTTATCGACGCACGCAGCGTCTCATCGAGTGTGGACTGCTTGAGGAACAGACCCAGATAGAAGACGGTGGCCACCACTACAGCGTCTACAAGGCGCGCCTCAAACGCCTCACAATAGAGCTAGAAAATGATACGCTTACGATCGACATCGAGGAGCAACCGACGGAAAAGATGGCCGACCGTTTCACAGAAATGTGGGGGGAAATCTGA
- a CDS encoding DUF7521 family protein — protein sequence MHPAQVDPSVIPPHYLLLLVATLVAAGMGLFIVYQAYQGYRRSDRKQMLFLAIGLALITVASPMVSLVISAAALQFRLELIVYTFYSPFVSNIIKIVGIGFIIYSLSLQSDS from the coding sequence ATGCACCCAGCGCAGGTTGACCCCTCCGTCATTCCCCCGCACTACCTGCTCCTGCTGGTAGCTACGTTAGTCGCCGCCGGGATGGGGCTGTTTATCGTCTATCAGGCGTACCAGGGGTACCGTCGGAGTGACAGGAAGCAGATGCTGTTTCTGGCTATCGGGCTCGCGCTCATCACTGTCGCCTCTCCGATGGTCTCGCTGGTGATTTCGGCCGCCGCGTTGCAGTTCCGACTCGAACTAATCGTGTACACGTTCTACTCGCCGTTCGTGAGTAACATCATCAAAATCGTCGGTATCGGGTTCATCATCTATTCGCTCTCCTTACAGAGCGATTCCTGA
- a CDS encoding glycosyltransferase family 2 protein codes for MYANERVGVVVPAYNEEQFIGDVIRGIPGYVDRIYVVDDASTDDTWTEILAARSDDADRQRRRTDGGTDRRTATDGQNPADATEILDRHLPEEQPGLQRAWSVDSLAASEDSVRTALADRASEIRRRGRIVPIQHRSNQGAGGAIKTGYLAALVDGVDAVATIDGDGQMDPEVLSDLIDPIVEGEAGYTKGNRLLRREYRSEMPTLRLVGNFILTFLTKIASGYWRVMDPQNGYTVISRESLQAVGVTTLYEDYGYCNELLIRLNVADAHIADVPTDVEYADEESHIRYSSYVPRVSTLLLRGFLWRLKTKYLILDFHPLVFFYLFGAGVTGLGVLGSVYALGRRLATGSGLGFDGMLSPLLVVVGVAFLLFAMVLDRQENESLVRPQQLGTNSARMES; via the coding sequence ATGTACGCCAACGAGCGCGTCGGCGTGGTCGTCCCGGCGTACAACGAGGAGCAGTTCATCGGCGACGTCATCCGGGGGATTCCGGGGTACGTCGACCGGATATACGTCGTCGACGACGCCTCGACCGACGACACGTGGACCGAGATTCTGGCGGCCCGGAGCGACGACGCCGACCGACAGCGCAGGCGGACCGACGGGGGGACCGACCGGCGAACGGCCACCGACGGGCAGAACCCCGCCGACGCGACCGAGATACTCGACCGACATCTGCCGGAGGAGCAGCCGGGGTTACAGCGGGCCTGGAGCGTCGACTCGCTCGCGGCGAGCGAGGACAGCGTCCGGACTGCCCTGGCAGACCGCGCGAGCGAGATACGCCGCCGGGGGCGCATCGTCCCGATACAGCACCGCTCGAACCAGGGCGCGGGCGGCGCGATAAAGACCGGCTACCTCGCGGCGCTCGTCGACGGCGTCGACGCGGTCGCGACCATCGACGGCGACGGGCAGATGGACCCCGAGGTGCTCTCGGACCTCATTGACCCCATCGTGGAGGGGGAGGCCGGGTACACGAAGGGGAACCGACTGCTGCGGCGGGAGTACCGCAGCGAGATGCCGACGCTCAGACTCGTCGGGAACTTCATCCTGACGTTCCTGACGAAAATCGCGAGCGGGTACTGGCGAGTGATGGACCCGCAGAACGGCTACACCGTCATCTCCCGGGAGTCACTCCAGGCGGTCGGCGTGACGACCCTCTACGAGGACTACGGCTACTGCAACGAGTTGCTCATCAGGCTCAACGTCGCCGACGCGCACATCGCGGACGTACCGACCGACGTGGAGTACGCCGACGAGGAGAGCCACATCCGGTACTCGTCGTACGTGCCGCGGGTGTCGACGCTGCTGTTGCGCGGGTTCCTCTGGCGGCTGAAGACGAAGTACCTCATCCTGGACTTTCACCCGCTGGTCTTCTTCTATCTCTTCGGGGCGGGCGTCACGGGGCTGGGCGTGCTCGGCAGCGTGTACGCGCTCGGCCGTCGCCTCGCCACGGGGTCGGGCCTCGGTTTCGACGGGATGCTCTCGCCGCTGCTGGTCGTTGTCGGCGTCGCGTTCCTCCTGTTCGCGATGGTCCTCGACAGACAGGAAAACGAGTCGCTGGTCCGACCACAGCAGCTCGGCACGAACAGCGCGCGGATGGAATCGTAA
- a CDS encoding nucleotide sugar dehydrogenase, with protein sequence MAHLSIVGMGYVGLPLALAFDEAGHDVVGLDTDEEKTARFRDGEDPTDEVGSEAVDRSDIRFTTSTGEIEASDYYVITVPTPIDEEGRPDLSFVESAGKTVGESLTDGSTVVLESTVYPGATRERLVPVLEAASGLAVGEDFFVGYSPERIVPGNGDRGLSDIVKIVSGYDDTALERLCALYGDIVDAGLHRAQTMETAEAAKCLENTQRDVNIALMNEFAYGCQQLGLPIDAREVIEAAATKWNFHEYHPGSVGGHCIPVDPNYLIWKFEQHGFESELMRAARTVNGEFASQMVTATLDALTERTRIQDREREAVNTDGGQVADGVGVETALQSTDGTPRLLVLGFAYKANTTDTRSPVLKDAIEQLRTAVDVVGVDPHVPNERVRRDFDIPVQTELSASGFDGVLLATPHDQFTSLDLDALSSEMNDPPVLVDVTGTYGDEEAAEHGFIYRGL encoded by the coding sequence ATGGCGCATCTGAGCATCGTCGGAATGGGATACGTCGGCTTGCCCCTCGCACTGGCCTTCGACGAGGCGGGACACGACGTCGTTGGCCTCGACACGGACGAAGAGAAAACAGCGCGTTTCAGGGACGGAGAGGACCCGACCGACGAGGTCGGCTCCGAGGCCGTCGACCGAAGCGACATCAGGTTCACGACGAGCACGGGCGAGATTGAGGCGAGCGATTACTACGTAATCACCGTTCCGACGCCGATAGACGAGGAGGGACGGCCCGACCTCTCGTTCGTGGAATCGGCCGGGAAGACCGTCGGCGAGAGCCTCACCGACGGGTCGACCGTCGTCCTGGAGTCGACGGTGTATCCGGGCGCGACCCGGGAGCGGCTCGTCCCCGTGCTGGAGGCGGCGTCGGGCCTGGCGGTCGGCGAGGATTTCTTCGTCGGCTACTCCCCGGAGCGCATCGTCCCCGGAAACGGCGACAGGGGGTTGTCCGACATCGTCAAGATAGTGAGCGGATACGACGACACCGCGCTCGAGCGGCTCTGTGCGCTCTACGGCGATATCGTCGACGCGGGCCTCCACCGCGCCCAGACGATGGAGACGGCCGAGGCCGCAAAGTGTCTCGAAAACACCCAGCGTGACGTCAACATCGCGCTGATGAACGAGTTCGCCTACGGCTGTCAGCAGCTGGGCCTCCCGATAGACGCCCGCGAGGTCATCGAGGCCGCCGCGACGAAGTGGAACTTCCACGAGTACCACCCCGGGAGCGTCGGCGGCCACTGCATCCCCGTGGACCCGAACTACCTCATCTGGAAGTTCGAGCAACACGGGTTCGAATCGGAGCTCATGCGGGCCGCCAGAACGGTCAACGGCGAGTTCGCGAGCCAGATGGTCACGGCCACGCTCGACGCGCTCACCGAGCGAACGCGGATACAGGACCGCGAGCGGGAGGCCGTCAACACCGACGGGGGACAGGTAGCGGACGGGGTGGGAGTGGAGACGGCGCTACAGTCCACGGACGGGACGCCCCGGCTGCTCGTGCTCGGGTTCGCCTACAAGGCCAACACGACGGACACCCGCTCACCGGTGCTGAAAGACGCCATCGAGCAGCTCCGGACGGCCGTCGACGTCGTCGGGGTCGACCCCCACGTTCCGAACGAGCGAGTCCGGCGCGATTTCGACATCCCGGTCCAGACGGAACTCTCCGCCAGCGGCTTCGACGGCGTGCTGTTGGCGACGCCCCACGACCAGTTCACCTCGCTGGACCTCGACGCCCTGAGCAGCGAGATGAACGACCCGCCGGTACTGGTCGACGTGACAGGCACCTACGGGGACGAAGAGGCCGCCGAACACGGGTTCATCTACCGAGGGCTGTAA
- a CDS encoding GNAT family N-acetyltransferase has product MEIRRLSLDEWGDLLPDSGVGPFHQPEMLALIDEHEAGDMQLLGGFRGQQPVGLLPVFVRTMYPFRFVISPPPGLAVPWLGPVLLPTSPKQRKREKLNEQFTEAALDAVDAGKFRTLFGIVGSPKYGDPRPYLWSDHNVEPRFNHVLELADRDAESVLQSFTRDLRKEIRKGDELAVAITTEGAAAAERICGELKDRHAAQGLAYPTPRSFARSVATRLGDNAKVYVARGPDGEFLSGITLLHANGDAIFWQGGTKANYEGVSVNSLLHWEILTDILEDPDLESVERYHFGNALNRRISRYKSKFNGEPVVNYEIKSDLMVLARKAHTARNELAGKGIDDVTDWALPT; this is encoded by the coding sequence ATGGAGATACGACGCCTTTCACTCGACGAGTGGGGGGACCTGCTCCCGGACTCCGGGGTCGGTCCGTTCCACCAGCCCGAGATGCTCGCACTGATAGACGAACACGAGGCGGGCGACATGCAGCTGCTCGGCGGGTTCCGGGGGCAGCAGCCGGTCGGTCTCCTCCCGGTCTTCGTGCGCACGATGTATCCGTTCCGGTTCGTCATCTCGCCGCCGCCGGGCCTCGCCGTGCCCTGGCTCGGCCCGGTGTTGCTGCCGACGAGTCCGAAGCAGCGAAAACGGGAGAAGCTCAACGAACAGTTCACCGAGGCGGCGCTCGACGCGGTCGACGCCGGGAAGTTCCGGACCCTGTTCGGAATCGTCGGGAGCCCCAAGTACGGCGACCCGCGGCCGTATCTGTGGAGTGACCACAACGTGGAGCCGCGGTTCAACCACGTCCTCGAACTGGCCGACCGTGATGCGGAGTCGGTCCTGCAGTCGTTCACGCGGGACCTGCGAAAGGAGATACGCAAGGGGGACGAGCTCGCCGTGGCCATCACGACCGAGGGGGCGGCCGCGGCCGAGCGCATCTGTGGCGAGCTCAAGGACCGACACGCCGCGCAGGGCCTCGCCTATCCCACGCCGCGGTCGTTCGCACGTTCGGTCGCAACCCGGCTCGGAGACAACGCGAAAGTCTACGTCGCACGGGGACCGGACGGTGAGTTCCTCAGCGGCATCACCCTCCTGCACGCGAACGGTGACGCGATATTCTGGCAGGGCGGCACGAAAGCGAACTACGAGGGAGTGAGCGTGAACAGCCTGCTCCACTGGGAGATACTCACGGATATCCTCGAGGACCCCGACCTGGAGAGCGTCGAGCGCTACCACTTCGGGAACGCGCTCAATCGTCGTATCTCCCGGTACAAGAGCAAGTTCAACGGGGAGCCCGTCGTCAACTACGAAATCAAATCCGACCTGATGGTTCTCGCTCGGAAAGCACACACGGCCCGCAACGAGCTGGCCGGAAAGGGCATCGACGACGTGACGGACTGGGCACTGCCGACGTAG